A genomic region of Penaeus vannamei isolate JL-2024 chromosome 42, ASM4276789v1, whole genome shotgun sequence contains the following coding sequences:
- the LOC138860597 gene encoding gelsolin-related protein of 125 kDa-like: MEEDVEEDVMEEDVVVEEDVMKEDVVEEDVVMEEDVVMKEDVVEEDVVEEDVMEEDVVEEDVMEEDVVKEDVMEEDVVEEDVMEEDMVVEEDVVEEDVVVEEDVVEEDVVEEDMVEEDMVVEDVMEEDVVVEEDMVVEDVMEEDVVVEEDVVEEDVVVEEDVVETTTDDDEGEGAGKGSAEKRHNKRLKRAHRKQTMPIGTIRPKSTPQTMKTLLPSPQQQNYDDYNY; the protein is encoded by the exons atggaggaggacgtggaggaggacgtgatggaggaggacgtggtggtggaggaggacgtgATGAAGGAGGACGTGGTGGAGGAGGacgtggtgatggaggaggacgtGGTGATGAAGGAGGACGTGGTGGAGGAGGACGTGGTGGAGGAGGACGTGATGGAGGAGGACGTGGTGGAGGAGGACGTGATGGAGGAGGACGTGGTGAAGGAGGACGTTATGGAGGAGGACGTGGTGGAGGAGGACGTGATGGAGGAGGacatggtggtggaggaggacgtggtggaggaggacgtggtggtggaggaggacgtgGTGGAGGAGGACGTGGTGGAGGAGGACATGGTGGAGGAGGACATGGTGGTGGAGGACGTGATGGAGGAGgacgtggtggtggaggaggacatGGTGGTGGAGGACGTGATGGAGGAGgacgtggtggtggaggaagacgtggtggaggaggacgtggtggtggaggaggacgtgGTGGAGACGACGACGgacgacgacgaaggagaagGCGCTGGAAAAGGCTCAGCCGAGAAGCGGCACAACAAGCGCCTCAAACGAGCCCACAGGAAACAGACGATGCCAATAGGAAC CATCCGCCCAAAATCCACGCCGCAAACCATGAAGACGTTATTGCCATCCCCACAGCAACAAAACTACGACGACTACAACTACTag